One region of Marivirga arenosa genomic DNA includes:
- a CDS encoding endonuclease: MKPQLTLFLAFLVFSLSAQIPEGYYETTAGLDGEELKAELHEIINDHEIYTYTSSNTDTWDILKQTDKDPEDGSYVIGFYSGFKMDASKEYDNGNGWNREHVWAKSRGSLGTNRGPGTDVHNLRAADISTNSARNNRNFDEADDQYIDESGQHQGETDSYTSSSEWIWEPRDKVKGDVARILFYMATRYEGTNGEPDLELREELLSNDSNEPYHARLSVLLKWHEEDPVDEIERNRNDVIYSFQENRNPFVDHPEFVSLIWEGEEAEEPEPVLSTKEEIKNKFKFYPNPVKTNFTIDAPRGTKFTVIDSTGKVIIENNSKRKTQNKIASFNAGIYTLLTQFKDIEISFQLIKSE, translated from the coding sequence ATGAAACCTCAACTAACCTTATTTTTAGCATTTCTTGTATTTTCGCTTTCAGCTCAAATCCCCGAAGGCTATTATGAAACTACAGCTGGTCTCGATGGTGAAGAACTAAAGGCAGAACTTCATGAAATCATTAACGACCATGAAATTTACACCTACACAAGTTCCAATACCGATACTTGGGACATCCTCAAGCAAACCGATAAAGACCCAGAAGATGGAAGCTATGTAATTGGCTTCTATTCTGGTTTCAAAATGGATGCATCTAAAGAGTACGATAATGGCAATGGCTGGAACAGAGAACACGTTTGGGCTAAAAGCCGTGGGAGTTTAGGCACAAATAGGGGTCCAGGCACTGATGTTCATAACCTACGAGCTGCAGACATCTCAACTAACTCAGCACGAAACAACCGCAATTTTGACGAAGCAGATGACCAATACATAGATGAATCAGGTCAACACCAAGGAGAAACAGACAGCTACACAAGTTCATCCGAATGGATATGGGAACCAAGAGACAAAGTTAAGGGAGATGTAGCAAGAATACTTTTCTATATGGCCACTCGCTACGAGGGCACAAACGGAGAACCTGATTTAGAACTAAGAGAAGAACTACTAAGTAATGACAGCAATGAACCCTACCATGCGCGTCTTTCAGTTTTGCTCAAATGGCATGAAGAAGATCCCGTAGACGAAATAGAAAGAAATAGAAATGATGTCATTTATTCATTCCAGGAAAACCGTAATCCTTTCGTTGACCATCCCGAATTCGTTTCACTCATCTGGGAGGGTGAGGAAGCTGAAGAACCGGAACCAGTCCTATCCACAAAAGAAGAAATCAAAAACAAATTCAAATTCTACCCTAATCCAGTAAAAACAAATTTCACAATTGATGCTCCGAGAGGTACAAAATTCACAGTTATAGATTCAACTGGTAAAGTTATAATTGAAAATAACTCGAAAAGAAAAACTCAAAATAAGATAGCATCATTTAATGCTGGTATCTATACCCTGCTTACTCAATTTAAGGATATAGAAATTTCATTTCAACTAATAAAAAGTGAGTGA
- a CDS encoding tetratricopeptide repeat protein: protein MIIYHKIDNFIFSLFNIQSEDEGKLIEAAKQFYSFQGMEPTVSISEGLLKIELNEKASNQANQEFRKVLDLCNSRQFEAAKPLIESIIKDSPQVSEFHRVYGQILSELGDQEEAQNELIDALKWDPNNEWALLMMGNILVKEKNDIDGALKYYDQILETNPEENITLNNIGAVLMNQGRFLEAQKYFQKSIEIQPEFPNPYYALGRCHSALKQHSKAFDLAITAAKKNNQRDEIYTSSLQLALDSATAIREERDEFETVEDYKLRLQDRAGIEIRIEDDISIQTAAKLEIDEKYKRGYHLVKFNPKHSNVEHLIMHELVHLEFILDARDNGENFLFTSSQEHKSKFDKSFAKYRVKLIKNGLAPEKADNFLTSLFDGLNGQLYNTPIDIFIEDLLYKRHPNLRPTQFLSIFNIVKDGIKATTSKDIVNLTPAKVVSVSKILNLVNAFHFKDLFGVDLIQQFKATPLEKKQAEEFFEEFSEYRQDKQPGEEYEIIQHWAEDLEIDTYFELKDEKKVYKSQSAKVNSPEDVLESIEKDPYGLDQKNPDNEAEMKTFIETHSKGDVNMAVAMYMVEALKYFSNMPQEDIKKIAFEIAHIGITGINPSSNYKVSSIPGKSFSGYHLLAYYYTSWALAVPEMLSQLQMPFDEEFRLATLLNEN from the coding sequence ATGATTATTTATCATAAAATTGACAACTTCATATTTTCGTTATTCAATATCCAGTCTGAAGATGAAGGAAAACTCATAGAGGCTGCCAAGCAATTTTATTCCTTCCAAGGCATGGAACCAACCGTTTCTATTTCTGAAGGCCTACTCAAAATAGAACTTAATGAAAAAGCTTCAAATCAGGCTAATCAGGAGTTTCGAAAGGTATTGGATTTATGCAATAGCCGTCAATTTGAAGCAGCAAAGCCACTAATAGAGTCCATTATAAAGGATTCACCTCAAGTTTCAGAATTCCATAGAGTCTATGGCCAAATCCTATCTGAATTGGGCGATCAAGAAGAAGCACAAAACGAGTTGATTGACGCTTTAAAATGGGATCCAAATAATGAATGGGCATTACTCATGATGGGCAATATTTTAGTCAAAGAGAAAAATGATATTGATGGAGCCCTGAAATACTATGACCAAATTCTTGAGACCAATCCAGAAGAAAACATCACGCTTAATAATATTGGTGCAGTCCTCATGAACCAAGGCAGATTCTTAGAGGCTCAAAAATACTTTCAAAAATCAATAGAAATCCAGCCTGAGTTCCCTAACCCTTACTATGCATTGGGCAGATGTCATTCAGCACTCAAGCAACATTCAAAAGCTTTTGATTTAGCAATTACCGCAGCTAAAAAGAATAATCAGCGAGATGAGATTTATACAAGCTCGCTTCAATTAGCTTTAGATTCTGCCACAGCCATTCGTGAAGAAAGGGATGAATTCGAAACAGTAGAGGATTATAAACTGCGATTGCAAGATAGAGCAGGTATCGAAATTAGAATTGAGGATGATATCAGCATCCAAACGGCAGCTAAATTGGAAATTGATGAGAAATACAAACGAGGCTACCATTTAGTCAAGTTCAATCCCAAGCATTCAAATGTCGAGCATTTAATTATGCACGAGCTGGTGCATTTGGAGTTTATTTTGGACGCTCGTGACAACGGTGAGAACTTCCTTTTCACCTCCTCTCAAGAGCATAAATCCAAGTTCGATAAGTCTTTTGCCAAATATCGAGTTAAACTTATTAAAAATGGGCTTGCGCCCGAAAAGGCAGATAACTTCCTTACCTCTTTGTTTGATGGGCTCAATGGACAATTATATAATACACCCATTGACATCTTCATTGAAGATCTCCTATACAAAAGACATCCAAATTTAAGACCAACCCAATTCCTTTCAATCTTCAATATTGTTAAGGATGGTATCAAAGCCACTACTTCAAAAGATATTGTCAATCTAACCCCTGCAAAAGTGGTTTCCGTTTCCAAAATTTTAAACTTGGTCAATGCCTTTCATTTTAAAGACCTATTCGGGGTAGATTTAATTCAACAGTTCAAAGCTACTCCTTTAGAGAAAAAGCAAGCCGAAGAATTTTTTGAAGAGTTCAGTGAATATAGGCAAGACAAACAACCAGGGGAAGAATATGAAATCATTCAACATTGGGCGGAAGATCTAGAAATTGATACTTACTTCGAATTAAAAGATGAAAAGAAAGTTTACAAATCTCAATCAGCAAAAGTAAATTCTCCTGAAGATGTATTGGAATCAATTGAGAAAGATCCTTACGGATTAGATCAAAAGAATCCTGATAATGAAGCAGAGATGAAAACATTCATCGAAACTCATTCCAAAGGAGATGTGAACATGGCGGTGGCCATGTACATGGTGGAAGCTTTAAAATACTTCTCCAATATGCCGCAGGAAGATATTAAAAAAATAGCTTTTGAAATTGCTCATATTGGCATTACTGGTATCAACCCATCAAGTAATTATAAGGTAAGTTCCATTCCGGGTAAATCCTTTTCAGGTTATCACCTTTTAGCATATTATTACACAAGCTGGGCTTTGGCAGTCCCGGAAATGCTTTCGCAACTCCAAATGCCATTCGATGAAGAATTCAGACTGGCTACACTACTTAATGAAAATTAA
- a CDS encoding DUF2075 domain-containing protein → MIVYKSTKKDFLVDVYDADIQDIVREAVEKKLFIKVGDSELNSWGNSIPQVEIILRDKDIPDDALVAIEYNIPRTQNRIDFIISGTGENGEDNVILIELKQWSKATLTEKDAIVTTRFAHGEKETVHPSYQAWSYSMLLRGYNAAVYEGKINLFPCAYLHNYNDDGIISNEFYKDHITNAPLFCKGDKRDFREFVKRFIKYGDKKDLILTIENGELRPSKKLASSLASLLKGNKEFTLIDTQKEVYETAKTCAIAAKNGHKKVLIVEGGPGTGKSVIAINLLVELTKKGLITQYVTKNSAPRAVYESKLTGTIKKTQFSNLFSGSGSYSSAKPNSYDALIVDEAHRLNEKSGLYSNLGENQIKEIISSSVFSIFFIDEKQKIHIKDIGSIEQIKAWAELEDAEVQVMELTSQFRCEGSDGYLSWLNNSLQIKTTANRILNAKEYDFRVYDNPNELRDEIFKLNKVDNSARLLAGYCWDWNSKKDPDLMDIVIPEHNFEMQWNLNKNVMLWMIKPDSVSEIGCIHTSQGLEADYVGVIIGPDLIVRNGKIITNAFERSGMDHSIRGFKKLHKADPKSTNLLMDQIIKNTYYTLMTRAMRGCFIYCTDEETSDYFKNLIEH, encoded by the coding sequence ATGATTGTATACAAATCAACCAAAAAAGATTTTCTAGTAGATGTGTATGATGCCGATATTCAAGACATTGTCAGGGAAGCAGTTGAGAAAAAATTGTTTATTAAAGTTGGTGATAGCGAGCTTAATTCATGGGGCAACTCAATTCCTCAGGTCGAAATAATTCTTAGGGATAAGGACATCCCTGATGATGCTTTGGTGGCGATTGAATATAACATTCCCCGAACACAAAACAGGATTGATTTTATCATCAGTGGCACCGGTGAAAATGGAGAGGATAATGTAATCCTGATTGAATTAAAGCAATGGTCCAAAGCTACGCTTACAGAAAAAGATGCCATCGTAACTACTCGCTTCGCTCATGGCGAAAAAGAAACAGTTCATCCTAGTTATCAAGCTTGGTCATACTCTATGCTTCTCAGAGGGTATAATGCTGCAGTCTATGAAGGAAAGATCAACCTTTTTCCATGTGCCTATCTCCACAATTATAATGATGATGGCATCATATCAAATGAATTCTATAAAGATCATATTACAAACGCTCCGCTTTTTTGTAAAGGAGATAAAAGAGATTTTAGGGAATTTGTCAAACGCTTTATAAAATATGGCGATAAAAAGGATTTGATTCTAACCATTGAAAATGGAGAATTAAGGCCTTCAAAGAAGCTAGCCAGCAGTTTAGCTTCATTACTTAAGGGTAATAAGGAATTCACTCTAATTGATACGCAAAAGGAAGTATACGAAACCGCAAAAACTTGCGCTATTGCAGCAAAGAACGGCCACAAAAAAGTGCTGATTGTGGAGGGTGGCCCTGGTACTGGAAAATCGGTAATAGCCATTAATTTATTGGTAGAGCTCACTAAAAAAGGGCTTATTACTCAATATGTCACAAAAAATTCAGCTCCTCGCGCAGTTTATGAATCCAAATTAACTGGAACAATTAAAAAAACACAGTTCTCAAATTTATTTTCAGGCTCAGGATCTTATTCTTCTGCCAAACCTAATTCTTACGATGCCCTTATTGTAGATGAGGCTCATCGATTAAATGAGAAATCTGGTCTATATTCCAACTTAGGAGAGAACCAAATCAAAGAAATTATATCATCATCCGTTTTCTCTATTTTCTTTATAGATGAGAAACAAAAAATACACATCAAGGACATAGGTTCTATTGAGCAAATTAAAGCGTGGGCAGAATTGGAAGATGCAGAAGTTCAAGTGATGGAATTAACTTCTCAATTTAGATGCGAAGGTTCTGATGGTTACTTATCATGGCTTAATAATTCCCTTCAAATTAAAACAACGGCAAACAGAATTCTAAATGCAAAAGAATATGACTTTAGAGTTTACGATAATCCCAATGAACTACGTGATGAGATTTTCAAATTAAATAAGGTAGATAATAGTGCTAGGCTTTTGGCTGGTTATTGCTGGGATTGGAACAGTAAGAAGGATCCTGATCTGATGGATATTGTGATACCGGAACATAACTTTGAAATGCAGTGGAATCTAAATAAGAATGTCATGCTATGGATGATCAAACCTGATTCAGTATCTGAAATAGGATGTATTCATACATCTCAAGGCTTAGAAGCTGATTACGTAGGTGTAATTATTGGTCCTGACCTAATTGTCAGAAATGGCAAGATTATCACTAACGCATTCGAGCGGTCAGGAATGGATCATTCGATCAGAGGTTTCAAAAAACTTCATAAAGCTGACCCAAAGTCAACAAATTTGTTAATGGATCAAATTATCAAGAACACCTATTACACTCTTATGACAAGGGCAATGAGAGGCTGTTTTATTTATTGCACTGATGAAGAAACATCTGATTATTTTAAAAATTTAATTGAGCATTAA
- a CDS encoding DUF2075 domain-containing protein has protein sequence MKLYSGSSSDFINDNNQNLIVSKLQSEFFKHFRQDPQPSEIRSWKESLQAMSSIFEKLKFTSHGVLLEYQLPLTSKRLDCLICGKDDNGKENAVIIELKQWSETFDSDCENSLSVNYGVELKELLHPSVQVGQYAEYLSENHSIFTSNTDIPLFACAYLHNYDYSSTDPLFNNKFSDQISKYPIFCKKEESNLEEFLLSKLSKGDGLPTLEKIQEGKYNPPKKLLSEVSEILKDRSPYILLDEQLVVFDKVKTLIKNAYQTNKKAAVIVKGGPGTGKSVIALNLLSYFLHNKYKSHYATGSKAFTETFRKIFGAKSRNFFTYFNEYRNAYQDDLDVLICDEAHRIRESSNNRFQKNNGKTIPQLYEILKASRVTVLFIDDFQIVRPGEIGSIKYVKEYAESKNVQVFEYELESQFRCNGSDGFINWLNNTLGIKATANVIWKEADHSTYDFRIIDSPQKLEQLIIKKNKEGHSARMVAGFCWQWSDPDPKTGQLKEDVIIGDFKRSWNAKEFSKNKLAPNIPKSSLWAYSKNGIGQVGCVYTAQGFEFDYVGVIFGKDMVYDLDNGTWKGLPENSHDRPVKKDKVNYENYIKNTYKILMSRGIKGCYIHFIDKDTERFFKSRME, from the coding sequence ATGAAACTATATTCCGGATCATCTTCCGATTTTATAAATGACAATAACCAAAACTTAATAGTCTCAAAGCTTCAGTCAGAATTCTTTAAGCATTTCCGCCAAGATCCCCAGCCAAGTGAAATCAGGTCCTGGAAGGAATCACTGCAAGCAATGAGCAGCATTTTTGAAAAACTAAAGTTCACCTCTCATGGTGTCCTACTAGAATACCAACTTCCATTAACATCCAAAAGACTCGACTGCCTAATCTGCGGTAAAGACGATAATGGAAAAGAAAATGCAGTTATAATTGAGCTTAAACAATGGTCGGAAACCTTTGATTCAGATTGTGAAAATTCCCTTTCTGTCAATTATGGAGTAGAACTAAAAGAATTATTGCACCCCTCAGTGCAGGTCGGCCAATATGCCGAATATCTTTCCGAAAATCATTCGATTTTCACAAGCAATACCGATATCCCTCTTTTCGCTTGCGCTTATTTACACAACTATGATTACTCATCCACTGACCCTCTCTTCAATAATAAGTTTTCAGATCAGATCTCCAAATACCCTATTTTTTGTAAAAAGGAAGAATCAAATCTAGAGGAATTCTTATTATCTAAACTTTCTAAAGGAGATGGCTTGCCAACTTTGGAGAAAATCCAGGAGGGTAAATATAATCCCCCAAAAAAATTACTCTCTGAAGTCAGTGAAATTTTAAAAGACCGATCGCCTTATATTCTTCTTGATGAGCAACTGGTCGTTTTCGATAAGGTGAAAACATTAATTAAAAATGCATACCAGACTAATAAGAAAGCAGCCGTTATTGTAAAAGGTGGCCCTGGCACTGGCAAATCTGTCATAGCTTTAAACTTACTTTCTTACTTTTTACACAACAAGTATAAATCACATTACGCCACGGGCTCAAAAGCTTTTACTGAAACTTTCAGGAAAATATTTGGAGCAAAGTCAAGAAATTTTTTCACCTACTTTAATGAATACAGAAATGCCTATCAAGATGATCTCGATGTACTTATCTGCGATGAAGCGCATCGCATAAGGGAGTCTAGTAACAACAGGTTTCAAAAAAATAATGGAAAAACAATCCCACAATTATATGAAATCTTAAAAGCTTCTAGAGTTACAGTTTTATTTATTGATGATTTTCAAATAGTGCGCCCTGGTGAAATAGGTTCAATCAAATATGTAAAGGAATATGCAGAATCAAAAAATGTCCAAGTCTTTGAATATGAATTGGAATCTCAATTCAGATGCAATGGTTCTGATGGTTTCATCAATTGGCTAAATAACACATTAGGCATCAAAGCCACAGCCAATGTCATTTGGAAAGAAGCGGATCACTCTACTTATGACTTTAGAATTATCGATTCCCCTCAAAAACTAGAACAATTAATTATCAAAAAAAATAAAGAAGGTCATTCTGCCAGAATGGTAGCAGGTTTTTGTTGGCAATGGTCAGATCCTGATCCAAAAACAGGGCAGTTGAAAGAAGATGTTATAATTGGAGACTTTAAAAGATCATGGAACGCAAAAGAATTTTCTAAGAACAAATTAGCCCCTAATATCCCTAAATCCTCATTATGGGCATATAGCAAAAATGGCATTGGCCAAGTAGGTTGTGTTTACACTGCTCAAGGATTCGAATTTGATTATGTAGGTGTGATTTTCGGGAAAGACATGGTCTATGATCTGGATAATGGAACATGGAAAGGACTTCCTGAAAACTCACATGACAGACCTGTAAAAAAAGATAAGGTCAATTACGAAAACTACATTAAGAATACCTATAAGATATTAATGTCACGAGGCATAAAAGGCTGTTATATTCATTTTATAGATAAAGACACAGAACGCTTTTTCAAATCGAGAATGGAATAA
- a CDS encoding nucleotide pyrophosphohydrolase, producing the protein MKLPPLSKCFPNTESLAELYGGWSEGPIFKVSFTAESFELAIEKTNTYLAQHGFNYELQLEDFEEEKSIDFADLTFARNITAKNQILLAYHQPLDNNPLDNILAFLNSFREERDWKKFHTSKDLSLAINSEAGELADLFLWDRAERVNEEKVKDELADIITYCIYLADNYKIDLLDAIVSKTISNSEKYPVAKSKGSAKKYNDI; encoded by the coding sequence ATGAAACTACCTCCACTCTCCAAATGCTTTCCTAACACCGAATCTTTGGCTGAACTATATGGCGGTTGGTCAGAAGGCCCAATCTTCAAAGTCAGCTTTACAGCTGAAAGCTTTGAGTTGGCAATTGAGAAAACCAACACCTATTTAGCTCAACATGGCTTTAACTATGAACTTCAATTGGAGGACTTTGAGGAAGAAAAATCTATCGATTTTGCAGATTTAACATTTGCCAGAAACATCACTGCAAAAAATCAAATACTTTTAGCCTACCACCAACCACTTGATAATAACCCTTTAGATAATATCTTGGCTTTCCTTAACAGCTTCAGAGAAGAAAGAGACTGGAAGAAGTTCCACACTTCCAAAGACCTATCCCTTGCCATTAATTCCGAAGCAGGCGAATTAGCAGATCTATTCCTTTGGGATCGAGCGGAAAGGGTCAACGAGGAAAAGGTAAAAGACGAATTAGCAGATATTATAACTTATTGCATATATTTAGCAGACAACTACAAAATAGATTTATTGGATGCTATAGTATCCAAAACCATATCAAATTCAGAAAAATACCCTGTGGCCAAATCAAAAGGCTCTGCGAAAAAATATAACGATATATGA